Within Astyanax mexicanus isolate ESR-SI-001 chromosome 2, AstMex3_surface, whole genome shotgun sequence, the genomic segment tgcttgaatcgaaatcctcaagatttagtggtgtaatgtcagacagACAATTGGCAAAAATTCTGGCCTGTTAAGCTGACATCATTacaatttttacagtgtagtttagCTCAAAAGTTGATAGGAAAAACTGTTGACAGGTTTAATCATTAGCTTTATCATGTGAAAGCTTTAAGGAAGAAATGTAAACTCTGGGGTAGTTTTCTAGGTTTTCCTCCTACAGCCTGGGAGTGAGCAAAaaatctctgcacagatcattTTTATACTAGACTGCATGCATCTGCTAAGTTCTTACTGGAGTGTGGCTGGCGTGACATGTGCAGGTATGACGAAtcacgtataaaccaatagggtgtcggaatggtatatgtttatacttctcatccaaccataaTCAGATTAACTCTgtttggatggagagatttatctggattttTTTAAGATGTAAAGCCGGAATGAacacaagctgaaattaaatgagtaacaaggttatttttaaaatgtaagaagtagaaagttcagatattgtcagggttgacccaggcagagagacgaggaggcggacgtaaactcaggtagggcgaatttattaaataaatataaataaacaaataaacaaagaacagcgaaacaaaccaaaataaactagggagtaaactagggaactcgaaacaaacagagataaacactaaacaaggacctagggcaatgactaatgaaacacagagagatatagaaaacgcagagagagacagaaaaacgcagagagacagacaacgggagacagtgcaaagaccgacagaggacaagtaacagaggaagtcttttaaacataacaggaaacacactgggagtggaaacacctggggaaggggtggagctacaaatgagacatgaggtaatggaaaatcacaggcagaacacaggggcacgggtcacgtgggacaacacaggcacgaggacagacaggaaacagggccaggcgtgacagaaacctccccctaaacgcgcagctcccgaggcgcggaaaaacaaaccccgggggccggcggcagggagaggccggggaaaacaggagaccgaacgggagaccggacagggaactggacaggagatggagacaggacaggggacagagactggacagggaacggacactggacggggaactggacaggtgacggagactggacggggaacggagactggacggggaactggacaggtgacggggactggacggggaactggacaggtgacggagactggacggggaactggacaggtgacggagactggacggggaaccggacaggtgacggagactggacggggaactggacaggtgacggagactggacatgagacagagactggacgggaccggacatgggaacagggacaagaacattgacggggacggaaacaaacacagtaacagggacaggaacagagaaaccaccggggacaggaactggaacactcacagatacagggaccaggacagggagagacagggggaccaaaaacataggtgggtgcccaggactggcaaaagtctgtggggacagcctgggcacagaactgggggcaaagtcaggaggcctaggagcaggcctggaaatacggggcctgggcccaaacatagttctgggagctgcaggtgcttgagctggagccggagcagctgggactgctggtgctggagccggagcagctgggactgctggtgcttgagccggagcagctgggactgctggtgcttgagccggagcagctgggactgctggtgcttgagccggagcagctgggactgctggtgcttgagccggagcagctgggactgctggtgcttgagccggagcagctgggactgctggtgcttgagccggagcagctgggactgctggtgcttgagccggagcagctgggactgctggtgcttgagccggagcagctgggactgctggtgcttgagccggagcagctgggactgctggtgcttgagccggagcagctgggactgctggtgcttgagccggagcagctgggactgctggggcttgggagagcggcgcggccgccgctgaaatctcggagagcggcgctgccgccgctgcagtctgtgagcgcggcgcggccgccgctgaagtctcggggagcggcgcggccgccgctgaaatctcggagagcggcgctgccgccgctgcagtctgtgagcgcggcgcggccgccgctgaagtctcggggagcggcgcggccgccgctgaaatctcggagagcggcgctgccgccgctgcagtctgggagagcggcgtggccgccgctaaagtctcgaagagcggcgcggccgccgctgaaatctcggagagctgcgcggccgccgctgaaatctcggagagcggcgcggccgccgcttgtatcatggggtgcagcgcctcagacgcgtgcttcacggggcgtggcatgaagagatccgctgcagcactggagcccgaagctgcgggtgaagtaaaaacccggactggattcctactctctcgtgcagagtccggcgtgaggagcgcggggaaagtctttgaccgcggctggctcgccgcgcagggggtctcggagcgcggttctgctgcTACCGCGGGAATCACGGCCTGcagttcggctgccaccgcgaaagacacagggcgcggatcggcagctaccgcaggaggaagtagcggctggcgggctggtgcaggagggcagtcctcaaactcctcttcactggatgcaggtgtgaggagatcggagtagtcccaggaataggactcctcacagcctgcatccatgccacccccgtcctcgtcggggcgaggatcgaggctgaccgcacacagccctagcgcccccccaagaaaatcctccccggaaacgggctcctcctccggctggcgggaccccttaaaacgtctaccccgaggcctgcggcgtccttggggcctcggggattccaacgccggggtcccgaatggagcatggcggatcgccatcctggagccagtccacgggatccccttgtgggtctcggtgggcgccactgaagctgggctgacgggctccaacccgaggaaaggcgctgggagcgggtcatctccccggatttgctcggcgaggaggcggagatactccaggtccgccttccgagcagcatacCACTGGTTTACGTCCATgatggtcggtctttttgtcagggttgacccaggcagagagacgaggaggcggacgtaaactcaggtagggcgaatttattaaataaatataaataaacaaataaacaaagaacagcgaaacaaaccaaaataaactagggagtaaactagggaactcgaaacaaacagagataaacactaaacaaggacctagggcaatgactaatgaaacacagagagatatagaaaacgcagagagagacagaaaaacgcagagagacagacaacgggagacagtgcaaagaccgacagaggacaagtaacagaggaagtcttttaaacataacaggaaacacactgggagtggaaacacctggggaaggggtggagctacaaatgagacatgaggtaatggaaaatcacaggcagaacacaggggcacgggtcacgtgggacaacacaggcacgaggacagacaggaaacagggccaggcgtgacagatattgtgtgaaaatgtaaggagtagaggTAAAAAGTCAACtggaaaataattactccagtaaagtctagataaccaacatttctacataAGTAAGGTAACAATTTATTTATACTTCATAagacacacactaaaacacactaagTGTGACCATATTTCACTGAAACATCTGAATAATTTCACCTTTCACCAACTTTCACTCAAAATATGCCAAAAATGTATCTTACACAAATTAACTGAGTCTGTGTCTCTACTTATTTTCATAAAGAAGAGCAGATTTACAGTAGGTGGGGTAAAGATGAATACCTGGTTTAAAGCACTCCTCTCCTCTCCGTGTGAACTGAGTCAGACTGACCGCTGAAGCAGACACAGATGGTCAGCATTACAACTAGGTATTACATGAGCAATGATGAATGAATACATGAGTTACATCATTAGAATTAAAGGAACATAATTATATAAAAGTTTATGAACTACCCAGTTCAgttagaatattatgaccactccCTTGTTTATACACTTATTGTCCATATACGTAAAACacgtagttctgtaattacagaaggtagtccttttgtttctctgtgttacgccctcgctatgttttcctgtgttttccccgtttgctagtgtgtttctccagtacttttccgtcacgtgtgtgtaatttgtagctccgccccttccccaggtgttcagtgtttcatgttactatttatagctcactttagtccttgtttatccgtcggtctttgcaccttcctacgttgtctgtctcgtcacgtcttaGCTTAGTTTTGCCACGTATCCTATTTGCTCTTCTCCACGTTTCTAGtactttgtttagtttgtattatttgtttatatctcttgtttgtttatattccttgttttgtacatatttacgtatttatcctttgtatatagatccctagccctgttttgtacttatctgtttagtttagctctttgtttgttttccctgtttgtttatatatatatttattcgttattccctttttgtttatttgtttatttgttatttattaaagtcttgttcttacccgcatttaaatccgcctcccgtctgttccccaTGTTACACTCTGCATATTTTGTTATCCACAATTTATCCTATTCTTCAAAGGTCAGGATCCAACAAGACCACctcagagcaggtattatttggatggtgggtcattctctGGACTGCAGTGATATAGGGCTCTATTGTACACACTGCGCAAAGCACGTCACAATGCtctttactatcttacaccccgtcaacagcctATTTTTATGACTTGTGCACGCGTTGTTAAAATAGCATtgaagtttaggaatatattaacgacgatggcgtggtggtctggaagtgaggtgagttcaggtatatttctggcatgattctatcttggcaacgggaaagacaggtgcactactgactgaggtaaaccaggacaacagtcaacagtcagcgcGCAATCATGTCTGGATTGCCGTGTGCACTGCTCACTTCAAGCTAAAGTTCTTCAAAGCTTCAGAGCAAGGCTAcagagtaaggacctgtaaagttaatcaaatattgtcaaatataaaggatcgATTAAGGTCTTGCCCTGCTGTTTCCGtaatttgaaagtgaaactaatatCAGTTAGTCAGTGTTGCAAACtcagcttttacataaacaataaacagaataaggaataaaatcacattgctctctaaatgagctgctggcaaaCCTTCACAGCACCAAAGGCACAAGAATGATgtctggcacactgattggtttattttacattacgcccaaaacacacccatgaataattaagacaATTAGCACACGACTTTTGCGCCTTTGGAGCTGAGCAAAGCCGTATTTTTTTTTGCCCTCACGGACCAAAGAcccaggacacgcccctaaatcaatCTGCGCAAAGCACATCTGACCAGTGTGTATAGATagggctaaaatagggcccatggagttgttgtgctggtacatcagtgctgctggagtttttaatcacTGTGTTCATAcattgtccactctattagacactcctacctagctgctccactttgtaaatgtaaagttagagacagaagctcatctgttgctgcacagtttgtattGGTCATTTTCTACTTTATTAGGATGCAGCTGACAGAAAATTCCTGGTGGAGCATTCTCAGTCCAGCACTGAACTGCTGTCATTGTCACTATGTGGTTCGATGGATGGTGAGTGTAGAAACGAGGAGACGGtaataatattctgactggactgtatatttattatttgtgATAACTAGGTTGCATGGATCACTCTGTGACCCCAACTTTAATACAATTATAGTGCACTTTTAAGCAGTGGGtcagtttttgagtttgtttacaCATCTGAAAAGAAGCTCTTACCCAACAGAGTTTCTTCTTTGTTCAGGGAGCAGCTGCTGATACACACTTGCTTGTCAAAAGTATAGAGGAGCTGTGAGGAAAGAGGTTAGGAGGGTAAATGGTCTGTGCACACTTTTCTATTTagttacatagttttttttttacctcatttaGGCAAAGATCAACTACCAATACATATTATTGACATGTAATTAACCGTTTGGGTTTGTAAAAGTATTAGACATCTGTGTTTATTGTGCTTTTTTCTACAGTCTTTCTCTTAAATTCAAACTTACCTTATTTTGTTTTGTATGAGGGTCATATTTGCCAACCCTGGTCGTTCCTGATGCACCCTGTTCAAAGATATCAGAAAACGTCATTAACCAAAAAAGTGCATATCATAgcttccaatgaaaaacaagtatctccattgttaaaaggcatggacctgtttttccttgtaaagctgctttatgaaaacctttgttgtaaaaagcgctatataaataaaatttaatttaattgaattgttgtcaatttttagtttactgtgcAAAAATTTCTTGATAATTAGACAGCAACGATATATAAGTTGCATGTGACATTCTTGACTATGACATAATTTTTTCCCTTGATCTTCAACTTTTTAGGTTCACTGCACTGGTATGTATGGAACTTCATGCTTGACCTGTCATAGTAAGGTGCTTTCACACAAAATAATGTAGGCTAACTTACTCTCCAGGAATACACAACACCTCCATCCCTCTCCACATTATGGATTCGAGTGTCAGCAACACCTGCACATGCTTCACATGAGAGAAGAAACGAATGAGTGCAGACGAACTTCAATAATACCACACACTTAGTAGCCTATTAACTGACAATCATAAGTACATTTTCTCAGCTCCATGAACTACAcataggcctgtcataataattacattatcaacttatcgaaCAATTTTGGAGAGGAGCTCAATATTGCCTATTATGTTTTTCTTAGTGTGAAGAGGCcattaatgtaaaacattaattaatacaTCATTATATTGTGTCACCTGACCCATCCTGCTAAAACAGGTCCAGATATTCAGAGCCTTTATCTTAGAATTACTCTGTATGTAGTATTTATATGTATTCGgatgattaataatgtctattCATGTCATTTGGTAGGGATAGGCAATATGGTggaaatattatattttgatttTTATAGACACTTTTACCTTacacaatattttaaatgacatatgAAATGCAAAATGCTGAGACTGATTAAGAAATCAATGGAAAATTAAGAAGCCTGGTTTTTCAATGTTATTACtacaacttacaaggttattcctattacagaggtgggccaatgtagtgttaggagtcttgccctaTGACTCTAATTATCTTTTTTATGGGGGGaccactgtgattttatttctgtccgaAACGACCATGTAAGTTACGTgttttacaggctgaattacctactgtttttcgctgaactctgtggtcctccggtaattttagtcccgttcggatgcaccataattacactttgggcgtgcgtttccacagagatccatgcaAAAGCAACAGCGAGTGGaactggaggagctactgaacgcaatgt encodes:
- the LOC125798965 gene encoding uncharacterized protein LOC125798965, which codes for METGQGTETGQGTDTGRGTGQVTETGRGTETGRGTGQVTETGRGTGQVTETGRGTGQVTETGRGTGQVTETGHETETGRDRTWEQGQEH